Proteins found in one Apostichopus japonicus isolate 1M-3 chromosome 16, ASM3797524v1, whole genome shotgun sequence genomic segment:
- the LOC139983699 gene encoding uncharacterized protein isoform X1: protein MAILDTGFLIALTILLTLSSATSAEVTECAQTQYVEIGTVGLILCSCNGSSMALIAWVNVNEGKTLLLLHDDDKRGDGYESGEFDIYPNGSLLINNVTASHESVYRVSTAISISGFRISKNICVQTTVKPAITIPAIEECSNTYGTTCIKSTADSVEVNCFVRDSRPAVKLSWTIRTHGGDRILPSNYINFTTNNVTYTSHVTATFSFGESSVLSLLVCRANSVPLNLVEEEKDFLVEKEIDYTSLATPIRIYLKIHSPMNLSCTDLRLNIVVWKWSPQQDAFETLYVSIFEKSNHTKISNKEYKLGDEGSLSLQNTLVEHEGLYACVYDNGVSGGIVLYDVLVMVDPTPVFPFIDGCNHQQYCVLEKQPQDVLTCSVLGIRPKVALEWRAFREETTIDFTQHQLTVTQISDLYDISLTVNFDFTLTTQNKVTVECRAVGENAELFSLSTKVDLLFPNVLSTEQRSNASTITIIAVLVTVIIITAVVVIVCKIRARKMKMKRFKRGDTENEGIAVMENDYSEKAEAFIGQLKSKYEIFYDSVQPIPYIKDRMYCVDRVFVEGGIEYMTGISGGKAQWGKLSSYQELVKENCLKTKRQILEGEPGYGKSTLTLQLLYDWCKSLSTSPLKKVDVIIYLRLRQLGGVKSIFSAIRQFILPRDSDISEEDIQEILKQMKSVLVLLDGFDEYPDQESTETDIYHIMKKNMFRRFNVILTTRPSCVPTDFAPHSDRVRLTGFGEEARRRYVEKAVVGTYGEAVDRIMRKLEENPVLDDLCQVPLFFVMFAHMANKDEHSLTFNSVTSFFRYMISCFHSHMKNKMKDENVTNFELLEKEHKVLDKLAFEALSGKNQNLVWNREQLRNQLGHDFYDQYLRIGIFVEEEELNIADSPNAQIHIQYNTEVHFYHKTVCEWYAAHYVAEELSGGNNVCIDELLQNLDPFDLQYLYRFACGINKIAGQKVIQYLQEKKESRKFAILCMLEEEDKTDIFLKSVSDIVSTVRTDIKKEDSKLLQRSTIQILDIASKNQIPILHLYLQWSFSGFDGEDIRLESGLCLSSLSSVQKIHINVGGTEELSEEDVIGLINYGIKSLKFKTLWLGNCKLPSSIKPDNIPEEASSRNVKVISSGEACYLDFKSGKWSKPDDIQTIAEMCSGDLSIKRDISESVQRSVIEILVEASNHDIPIHCVNLVLSFSEIDEDGNIILSSGLSLPILTSIEELFIQTDNGSEMNEHEVNGILNYVQHSQRFKKLYLSDCLLPSSIPIGPSLSALKSRDVTVVWIPDTNKLYQSYLLDQESGGWLEQ from the exons ATGGCGATTCTCGACACAGGATTCCTTATAGCATTGACGATATTACTTACACTATCTTCAG CAACTTCGGCAGAAGTTACGGAATGCGCACAGACACAGTATGTTGAAATTGGTACAGTGGGACTCATTCTGTGTTCCTGTAATGGAAGTTCTATGGCACTCATAGCTTGGGTCAATGTTAACGAAGGAAAGACCCTTTTATTACTTCATGATGATGACAAACGTGGAGATGGCTACGAATCTGGAGAATTTGATATTTATCCTAACGGATCGTTACTTATAAATAACGTGACTGCGAGCCATGAATCTGTATACCGAGTATCAACGGCAATCTCCATTTCGGGTTTTAGAATTTCGAAGAATATCTGTGTGCAAACAACCG TGAAACCAGCTATAACCATTCCGGCCATCGAGGAGTGTTCAAACACATACGGTACTACCTGTATTAAGTCGACAGCCGATTCCGTTGAGGTTAACTGCTTTGTTAGAGATAGCCGTCCCGCAGTCAAATTGAGTTGGACGATAAGAACTCATGGTGGCGATCGCATCCTACCATCAAACTATATTAATTTTACAACTAATAACGTGACATATACATCACATGTTACAGCAACGTTCTCTTTCGGGGAGTCATCTGTTTTAAGTCTTCTGGTCTGTCGAGCAAATAGTGTACCACTGAATTTggtggaagaagaaaaagactTTTTGGTTGAAAAAGAGATAGATTACACTTCCTTGGCAACTCCCATTAgaatatatttaaagatccaTTCACCGATGAATTTATCCTGTACAGACCTTCGATTAAACATAGTCGTTTGGAAGTGGTCACCTCAACAAGATGCTTTTGAAACCCTTTATGTTAGCATCTTTGAGAAAAGTAATCACACAAAAATCAGCAACAAGGAATACAAGCTAGGTGATGAGGGCAGTCTTTCTTTACAGAACACTTTGGTAGAACACGAAGGACTCTACGCTTGTGTTTACGATAACGGTGTCAGTGGCGGCATTGTGTTGTACGATGTGCTTGTGATGG TTGATCCAACTCCAGTTTTTCCCTTCATAGATGGGTGCAATCACCAACAATATTGCGTCCTGGAGAAACAACCTCAGGACGTTTTGACTTGCTCGGTGCTGGGAATAAGACCTAAAGTGGCTCTTGAATGGAGAGCCTTTCGAGAGGAAACAACCATTGACTTTACACAACACCAATTAACGGTGACACAGATCAGCGACTTGTATGATATATCTCTGACAGTTAATTTTGACTTTACTCTAACAACTCAAAATAAAGTTACCGTCGAGTGTCGCGCTGTAGGAGAAAATGCTGAGCTATTCAGCCTTTCTACGAAGGTTGATCTGCTCTTTCCAAATG TGCTTTCCACAGAACAGAGATCAAACGCCTCCACAATAACCATAATTGCCGTATTGGTCACGGTGATCATCATCACAGCCGTTGTGGTGATTGTATGCAAAATAAGAG cgaggaaaatgaaaatgaaacgaTTTAAGCGTGGAGATACAGAAAATGAG GGTATCGCAGTGATGGAAAATG ATTACTCGGAGAAAGCTGAGGCCTTCATCGGACAATTAAAATCCaagtatgaaatattttacgATTCTGTGCAACCAATCCCCTACATTAAGGATAGGATGTATTGCGTGGACAGGGTATTTgttgagggcggtattgaataCATGACAGGTATATCTGGAGGAAAGGCACAATGGGGTAAATTGTCATCCTACCAAGAATTAGTCaaagaaaactgtttaaaaacAAAGCGACAGATTCTTGAAGGTGAACCTGGATACGGCAAGTCAACATTGACTTTACAGTTACTTTATGACTGGTGCAAATCTCTATCTACATCACCGTTAAAGAAAGTAGacgttattatttatttacgTCTACGGCAACTTGGAGGTGTTAAATCTATTTTTAGTGCGATTAGACAATTCATTCTACCGAGGGATTCAGATATAAGTGAGGAAGATATACAAGAAATATTGAAGCAAATGAAATCTGTGTTGGTTTTACTGGATGGCTTTGACGAGTATCCCGATCAAGAAAGTACAGAAACAGACATTTATCACATcatgaagaaaaatatgtttcGGAGATTTAACGTCATTCTAACTACAAGACCATCTTGTGTTCCAACCGATTTTGCACCTCACTCCGACCGTGTTCGGCTTACAGGTTTCGGGGAAGAGGCGCGTAGAAGGTATGTTGAAAAGGCTGTTGTTGGAACATATGGAGAAGCAGTGGATAGAATCATGAGGAAATTGGAGGAAAATCCCGTTCTTGATGACCTCTGTCAGGTTCCTCTATTCTTTGTTATGTTTGCGCACATGGCTAACAAAGACGAACATTCTTTAACATTCAATTCTGTTACTAGTTTTTTCCGGTATATGATATCCTGTTTTCACAGtcatatgaagaataaaatgaaagacgaaaatgtaacaaattttgAGTTATTAGAAAAAGAACACAAAGTACTAGACAAACTCGCTTTTGAAGCTTTGAGTGGAAAGAACCAGAATCTTGTTTGGAATCGTGAGCAGCTTCGCAATCAGCTAGGACATGATTTTTACGATCAGTATCTTCGTATTGGTATATTCgtggaagaagaagaattaaatATCGCGGATTCACCAAACGCACAAATTCATATTCAGTACAATACAGAGGTTCATTTTTATCACAAAACCGTTTGTGAGTGGTATGCTGCACATTACGTTGCAGAAGAATTATCTGGTGGAAATAATGTTTGTATCGACGAGCTTTTGCAAAATTTAGATCCTTTTGACCTGCAGTATTTGTACAGATTTGCGTGTGGAATTAACAAAATTGCCGGGCAGAAAGTTATCCAATACCTGcaggagaaaaaagaaagtagAAAGTTCGCAATTCTGTGCATGCTAGAAGAGGAAGACAAAACTGATATATTTCTAAAATCAGTTTCTGATATAGTTTCGACTGTAAGAACAGACATTAAGAAGGAAGATAGTAAACTACTACAGAGATCTACGATACAAATACTAGATATTGCATCGAAAAATCAG ATTCCTATACTTCATCTTTACCTTCAATGGTCCTTCAGTGGATTTGACGGTGAAGATATCAGACTTGAGTCCGGTCTTTGTTTATCAAGCCTATCATCAGTACAGAAGATACACATCAATGTAGGAGGAACTGAAGAACTTAGCGAGGAAGACGTGATCGGATTAATAAACTATGGCATAAAGTCACTAAAATTCAAGACACTATG GCTTGGTAACTGTAAACTGCCGTCTTCGATCAAGCCAGATAACATTCCAGAAGAAGCAAGTTCAAGGAATGTTAAAG TTATATCATCAGGTGAAGCCTGTTATCTTGATTTCAAATCTGGTAAATGGAGCAAG CCTGATGACATCCAGACTATTGCAGAGATGTGTTCAGGTGATTTGTCCATCAAGAGAGACATCAGTGAGTCTGTACAGAGGTCAGTCATAGAGATCCTGGTGGAAGCATCCAATCATGAC ATTCCCATACACTGTGTGAATCTAGTCTTGTCCTTTAGTGAGATTGATGAAGATGGGAACATTATCCTctcctctggtctctctctaccaatccTAACATCAATTGAGGAGTTGTTCATACAGACAGATAATGGAAGTGAAATGAATgaacatgaagttaatggaatattaaactatgtacaacactctcaaagattcaaGAAACTGTA
- the LOC139983699 gene encoding uncharacterized protein isoform X2, with protein MAILDTGFLIALTILLTLSSATSAEVTECAQTQYVEIGTVGLILCSCNGSSMALIAWVNVNEGKTLLLLHDDDKRGDGYESGEFDIYPNGSLLINNVTASHESVYRVSTAISISGFRISKNICVQTTVKPAITIPAIEECSNTYGTTCIKSTADSVEVNCFVRDSRPAVKLSWTIRTHGGDRILPSNYINFTTNNVTYTSHVTATFSFGESSVLSLLVCRANSVPLNLVEEEKDFLVEKEIDYTSLATPIRIYLKIHSPMNLSCTDLRLNIVVWKWSPQQDAFETLYVSIFEKSNHTKISNKEYKLGDEGSLSLQNTLVEHEGLYACVYDNGVSGGIVLYDVLVMVDPTPVFPFIDGCNHQQYCVLEKQPQDVLTCSVLGIRPKVALEWRAFREETTIDFTQHQLTVTQISDLYDISLTVNFDFTLTTQNKVTVECRAVGENAELFSLSTKVDLLFPNARKMKMKRFKRGDTENEGIAVMENDYSEKAEAFIGQLKSKYEIFYDSVQPIPYIKDRMYCVDRVFVEGGIEYMTGISGGKAQWGKLSSYQELVKENCLKTKRQILEGEPGYGKSTLTLQLLYDWCKSLSTSPLKKVDVIIYLRLRQLGGVKSIFSAIRQFILPRDSDISEEDIQEILKQMKSVLVLLDGFDEYPDQESTETDIYHIMKKNMFRRFNVILTTRPSCVPTDFAPHSDRVRLTGFGEEARRRYVEKAVVGTYGEAVDRIMRKLEENPVLDDLCQVPLFFVMFAHMANKDEHSLTFNSVTSFFRYMISCFHSHMKNKMKDENVTNFELLEKEHKVLDKLAFEALSGKNQNLVWNREQLRNQLGHDFYDQYLRIGIFVEEEELNIADSPNAQIHIQYNTEVHFYHKTVCEWYAAHYVAEELSGGNNVCIDELLQNLDPFDLQYLYRFACGINKIAGQKVIQYLQEKKESRKFAILCMLEEEDKTDIFLKSVSDIVSTVRTDIKKEDSKLLQRSTIQILDIASKNQIPILHLYLQWSFSGFDGEDIRLESGLCLSSLSSVQKIHINVGGTEELSEEDVIGLINYGIKSLKFKTLWLGNCKLPSSIKPDNIPEEASSRNVKVISSGEACYLDFKSGKWSKPDDIQTIAEMCSGDLSIKRDISESVQRSVIEILVEASNHDIPIHCVNLVLSFSEIDEDGNIILSSGLSLPILTSIEELFIQTDNGSEMNEHEVNGILNYVQHSQRFKKLYLSDCLLPSSIPIGPSLSALKSRDVTVVWIPDTNKLYQSYLLDQESGGWLEQ; from the exons ATGGCGATTCTCGACACAGGATTCCTTATAGCATTGACGATATTACTTACACTATCTTCAG CAACTTCGGCAGAAGTTACGGAATGCGCACAGACACAGTATGTTGAAATTGGTACAGTGGGACTCATTCTGTGTTCCTGTAATGGAAGTTCTATGGCACTCATAGCTTGGGTCAATGTTAACGAAGGAAAGACCCTTTTATTACTTCATGATGATGACAAACGTGGAGATGGCTACGAATCTGGAGAATTTGATATTTATCCTAACGGATCGTTACTTATAAATAACGTGACTGCGAGCCATGAATCTGTATACCGAGTATCAACGGCAATCTCCATTTCGGGTTTTAGAATTTCGAAGAATATCTGTGTGCAAACAACCG TGAAACCAGCTATAACCATTCCGGCCATCGAGGAGTGTTCAAACACATACGGTACTACCTGTATTAAGTCGACAGCCGATTCCGTTGAGGTTAACTGCTTTGTTAGAGATAGCCGTCCCGCAGTCAAATTGAGTTGGACGATAAGAACTCATGGTGGCGATCGCATCCTACCATCAAACTATATTAATTTTACAACTAATAACGTGACATATACATCACATGTTACAGCAACGTTCTCTTTCGGGGAGTCATCTGTTTTAAGTCTTCTGGTCTGTCGAGCAAATAGTGTACCACTGAATTTggtggaagaagaaaaagactTTTTGGTTGAAAAAGAGATAGATTACACTTCCTTGGCAACTCCCATTAgaatatatttaaagatccaTTCACCGATGAATTTATCCTGTACAGACCTTCGATTAAACATAGTCGTTTGGAAGTGGTCACCTCAACAAGATGCTTTTGAAACCCTTTATGTTAGCATCTTTGAGAAAAGTAATCACACAAAAATCAGCAACAAGGAATACAAGCTAGGTGATGAGGGCAGTCTTTCTTTACAGAACACTTTGGTAGAACACGAAGGACTCTACGCTTGTGTTTACGATAACGGTGTCAGTGGCGGCATTGTGTTGTACGATGTGCTTGTGATGG TTGATCCAACTCCAGTTTTTCCCTTCATAGATGGGTGCAATCACCAACAATATTGCGTCCTGGAGAAACAACCTCAGGACGTTTTGACTTGCTCGGTGCTGGGAATAAGACCTAAAGTGGCTCTTGAATGGAGAGCCTTTCGAGAGGAAACAACCATTGACTTTACACAACACCAATTAACGGTGACACAGATCAGCGACTTGTATGATATATCTCTGACAGTTAATTTTGACTTTACTCTAACAACTCAAAATAAAGTTACCGTCGAGTGTCGCGCTGTAGGAGAAAATGCTGAGCTATTCAGCCTTTCTACGAAGGTTGATCTGCTCTTTCCAAATG cgaggaaaatgaaaatgaaacgaTTTAAGCGTGGAGATACAGAAAATGAG GGTATCGCAGTGATGGAAAATG ATTACTCGGAGAAAGCTGAGGCCTTCATCGGACAATTAAAATCCaagtatgaaatattttacgATTCTGTGCAACCAATCCCCTACATTAAGGATAGGATGTATTGCGTGGACAGGGTATTTgttgagggcggtattgaataCATGACAGGTATATCTGGAGGAAAGGCACAATGGGGTAAATTGTCATCCTACCAAGAATTAGTCaaagaaaactgtttaaaaacAAAGCGACAGATTCTTGAAGGTGAACCTGGATACGGCAAGTCAACATTGACTTTACAGTTACTTTATGACTGGTGCAAATCTCTATCTACATCACCGTTAAAGAAAGTAGacgttattatttatttacgTCTACGGCAACTTGGAGGTGTTAAATCTATTTTTAGTGCGATTAGACAATTCATTCTACCGAGGGATTCAGATATAAGTGAGGAAGATATACAAGAAATATTGAAGCAAATGAAATCTGTGTTGGTTTTACTGGATGGCTTTGACGAGTATCCCGATCAAGAAAGTACAGAAACAGACATTTATCACATcatgaagaaaaatatgtttcGGAGATTTAACGTCATTCTAACTACAAGACCATCTTGTGTTCCAACCGATTTTGCACCTCACTCCGACCGTGTTCGGCTTACAGGTTTCGGGGAAGAGGCGCGTAGAAGGTATGTTGAAAAGGCTGTTGTTGGAACATATGGAGAAGCAGTGGATAGAATCATGAGGAAATTGGAGGAAAATCCCGTTCTTGATGACCTCTGTCAGGTTCCTCTATTCTTTGTTATGTTTGCGCACATGGCTAACAAAGACGAACATTCTTTAACATTCAATTCTGTTACTAGTTTTTTCCGGTATATGATATCCTGTTTTCACAGtcatatgaagaataaaatgaaagacgaaaatgtaacaaattttgAGTTATTAGAAAAAGAACACAAAGTACTAGACAAACTCGCTTTTGAAGCTTTGAGTGGAAAGAACCAGAATCTTGTTTGGAATCGTGAGCAGCTTCGCAATCAGCTAGGACATGATTTTTACGATCAGTATCTTCGTATTGGTATATTCgtggaagaagaagaattaaatATCGCGGATTCACCAAACGCACAAATTCATATTCAGTACAATACAGAGGTTCATTTTTATCACAAAACCGTTTGTGAGTGGTATGCTGCACATTACGTTGCAGAAGAATTATCTGGTGGAAATAATGTTTGTATCGACGAGCTTTTGCAAAATTTAGATCCTTTTGACCTGCAGTATTTGTACAGATTTGCGTGTGGAATTAACAAAATTGCCGGGCAGAAAGTTATCCAATACCTGcaggagaaaaaagaaagtagAAAGTTCGCAATTCTGTGCATGCTAGAAGAGGAAGACAAAACTGATATATTTCTAAAATCAGTTTCTGATATAGTTTCGACTGTAAGAACAGACATTAAGAAGGAAGATAGTAAACTACTACAGAGATCTACGATACAAATACTAGATATTGCATCGAAAAATCAG ATTCCTATACTTCATCTTTACCTTCAATGGTCCTTCAGTGGATTTGACGGTGAAGATATCAGACTTGAGTCCGGTCTTTGTTTATCAAGCCTATCATCAGTACAGAAGATACACATCAATGTAGGAGGAACTGAAGAACTTAGCGAGGAAGACGTGATCGGATTAATAAACTATGGCATAAAGTCACTAAAATTCAAGACACTATG GCTTGGTAACTGTAAACTGCCGTCTTCGATCAAGCCAGATAACATTCCAGAAGAAGCAAGTTCAAGGAATGTTAAAG TTATATCATCAGGTGAAGCCTGTTATCTTGATTTCAAATCTGGTAAATGGAGCAAG CCTGATGACATCCAGACTATTGCAGAGATGTGTTCAGGTGATTTGTCCATCAAGAGAGACATCAGTGAGTCTGTACAGAGGTCAGTCATAGAGATCCTGGTGGAAGCATCCAATCATGAC ATTCCCATACACTGTGTGAATCTAGTCTTGTCCTTTAGTGAGATTGATGAAGATGGGAACATTATCCTctcctctggtctctctctaccaatccTAACATCAATTGAGGAGTTGTTCATACAGACAGATAATGGAAGTGAAATGAATgaacatgaagttaatggaatattaaactatgtacaacactctcaaagattcaaGAAACTGTA
- the LOC139983699 gene encoding uncharacterized protein isoform X3 yields the protein MAILDTGFLIALTILLTLSSATSAEVTECAQTQYVEIGTVGLILCSCNGSSMALIAWVNVNEGKTLLLLHDDDKRGDGYESGEFDIYPNGSLLINNVTASHESVYRVSTAISISGFRISKNICVQTTVKPAITIPAIEECSNTYGTTCIKSTADSVEVNCFVRDSRPAVKLSWTIRTHGGDRILPSNYINFTTNNVTYTSHVTATFSFGESSVLSLLVCRANSVPLNLVEEEKDFLVEKEIDYTSLATPIRIYLKIHSPMNLSCTDLRLNIVVWKWSPQQDAFETLYVSIFEKSNHTKISNKEYKLGDEGSLSLQNTLVEHEGLYACVYDNGVSGGIVLYDVLVMVDPTPVFPFIDGCNHQQYCVLEKQPQDVLTCSVLGIRPKVALEWRAFREETTIDFTQHQLTVTQISDLYDISLTVNFDFTLTTQNKVTVECRAVGENAELFSLSTKVDLLFPNVLSTEQRSNASTITIIAVLVTVIIITAVVVIVCKIRARKMKMKRFKRGDTENEGIAVMENDYSEKAEAFIGQLKSKYEIFYDSVQPIPYIKDRMYCVDRVFVEGGIEYMTGISGGKAQWGKLSSYQELVKENCLKTKRQILEGEPGYGKSTLTLQLLYDWCKSLSTSPLKKVDVIIYLRLRQLGGVKSIFSAIRQFILPRDSDISEEDIQEILKQMKSVLVLLDGFDEYPDQESTETDIYHIMKKNMFRRFNVILTTRPSCVPTDFAPHSDRVRLTGFGEEARRRYVEKAVVGTYGEAVDRIMRKLEENPVLDDLCQVPLFFVMFAHMANKDEHSLTFNSVTSFFRYMISCFHSHMKNKMKDENVTNFELLEKEHKVLDKLAFEALSGKNQNLVWNREQLRNQLGHDFYDQYLRIGIFVEEEELNIADSPNAQIHIQYNTEVHFYHKTVCEWYAAHYVAEELSGGNNVCIDELLQNLDPFDLQYLYRFACGINKIAGQKVIQYLQEKKESRKFAILCMLEEEDKTDIFLKSVSDIVSTVRTDIKKEDSKLLQRSTIQILDIASKNQIPILHLYLQWSFSGFDGEDIRLESGLCLSSLSSVQKIHINVGGTEELSEEDVIGLINYGIKSLKFKTLWLGNCKLPSSIKPDNIPEEASSRNVKGQLYHQVKPVILISNLVNGASLMTSRLLQRCVQVICPSRETSVSLYRGQS from the exons ATGGCGATTCTCGACACAGGATTCCTTATAGCATTGACGATATTACTTACACTATCTTCAG CAACTTCGGCAGAAGTTACGGAATGCGCACAGACACAGTATGTTGAAATTGGTACAGTGGGACTCATTCTGTGTTCCTGTAATGGAAGTTCTATGGCACTCATAGCTTGGGTCAATGTTAACGAAGGAAAGACCCTTTTATTACTTCATGATGATGACAAACGTGGAGATGGCTACGAATCTGGAGAATTTGATATTTATCCTAACGGATCGTTACTTATAAATAACGTGACTGCGAGCCATGAATCTGTATACCGAGTATCAACGGCAATCTCCATTTCGGGTTTTAGAATTTCGAAGAATATCTGTGTGCAAACAACCG TGAAACCAGCTATAACCATTCCGGCCATCGAGGAGTGTTCAAACACATACGGTACTACCTGTATTAAGTCGACAGCCGATTCCGTTGAGGTTAACTGCTTTGTTAGAGATAGCCGTCCCGCAGTCAAATTGAGTTGGACGATAAGAACTCATGGTGGCGATCGCATCCTACCATCAAACTATATTAATTTTACAACTAATAACGTGACATATACATCACATGTTACAGCAACGTTCTCTTTCGGGGAGTCATCTGTTTTAAGTCTTCTGGTCTGTCGAGCAAATAGTGTACCACTGAATTTggtggaagaagaaaaagactTTTTGGTTGAAAAAGAGATAGATTACACTTCCTTGGCAACTCCCATTAgaatatatttaaagatccaTTCACCGATGAATTTATCCTGTACAGACCTTCGATTAAACATAGTCGTTTGGAAGTGGTCACCTCAACAAGATGCTTTTGAAACCCTTTATGTTAGCATCTTTGAGAAAAGTAATCACACAAAAATCAGCAACAAGGAATACAAGCTAGGTGATGAGGGCAGTCTTTCTTTACAGAACACTTTGGTAGAACACGAAGGACTCTACGCTTGTGTTTACGATAACGGTGTCAGTGGCGGCATTGTGTTGTACGATGTGCTTGTGATGG TTGATCCAACTCCAGTTTTTCCCTTCATAGATGGGTGCAATCACCAACAATATTGCGTCCTGGAGAAACAACCTCAGGACGTTTTGACTTGCTCGGTGCTGGGAATAAGACCTAAAGTGGCTCTTGAATGGAGAGCCTTTCGAGAGGAAACAACCATTGACTTTACACAACACCAATTAACGGTGACACAGATCAGCGACTTGTATGATATATCTCTGACAGTTAATTTTGACTTTACTCTAACAACTCAAAATAAAGTTACCGTCGAGTGTCGCGCTGTAGGAGAAAATGCTGAGCTATTCAGCCTTTCTACGAAGGTTGATCTGCTCTTTCCAAATG TGCTTTCCACAGAACAGAGATCAAACGCCTCCACAATAACCATAATTGCCGTATTGGTCACGGTGATCATCATCACAGCCGTTGTGGTGATTGTATGCAAAATAAGAG cgaggaaaatgaaaatgaaacgaTTTAAGCGTGGAGATACAGAAAATGAG GGTATCGCAGTGATGGAAAATG ATTACTCGGAGAAAGCTGAGGCCTTCATCGGACAATTAAAATCCaagtatgaaatattttacgATTCTGTGCAACCAATCCCCTACATTAAGGATAGGATGTATTGCGTGGACAGGGTATTTgttgagggcggtattgaataCATGACAGGTATATCTGGAGGAAAGGCACAATGGGGTAAATTGTCATCCTACCAAGAATTAGTCaaagaaaactgtttaaaaacAAAGCGACAGATTCTTGAAGGTGAACCTGGATACGGCAAGTCAACATTGACTTTACAGTTACTTTATGACTGGTGCAAATCTCTATCTACATCACCGTTAAAGAAAGTAGacgttattatttatttacgTCTACGGCAACTTGGAGGTGTTAAATCTATTTTTAGTGCGATTAGACAATTCATTCTACCGAGGGATTCAGATATAAGTGAGGAAGATATACAAGAAATATTGAAGCAAATGAAATCTGTGTTGGTTTTACTGGATGGCTTTGACGAGTATCCCGATCAAGAAAGTACAGAAACAGACATTTATCACATcatgaagaaaaatatgtttcGGAGATTTAACGTCATTCTAACTACAAGACCATCTTGTGTTCCAACCGATTTTGCACCTCACTCCGACCGTGTTCGGCTTACAGGTTTCGGGGAAGAGGCGCGTAGAAGGTATGTTGAAAAGGCTGTTGTTGGAACATATGGAGAAGCAGTGGATAGAATCATGAGGAAATTGGAGGAAAATCCCGTTCTTGATGACCTCTGTCAGGTTCCTCTATTCTTTGTTATGTTTGCGCACATGGCTAACAAAGACGAACATTCTTTAACATTCAATTCTGTTACTAGTTTTTTCCGGTATATGATATCCTGTTTTCACAGtcatatgaagaataaaatgaaagacgaaaatgtaacaaattttgAGTTATTAGAAAAAGAACACAAAGTACTAGACAAACTCGCTTTTGAAGCTTTGAGTGGAAAGAACCAGAATCTTGTTTGGAATCGTGAGCAGCTTCGCAATCAGCTAGGACATGATTTTTACGATCAGTATCTTCGTATTGGTATATTCgtggaagaagaagaattaaatATCGCGGATTCACCAAACGCACAAATTCATATTCAGTACAATACAGAGGTTCATTTTTATCACAAAACCGTTTGTGAGTGGTATGCTGCACATTACGTTGCAGAAGAATTATCTGGTGGAAATAATGTTTGTATCGACGAGCTTTTGCAAAATTTAGATCCTTTTGACCTGCAGTATTTGTACAGATTTGCGTGTGGAATTAACAAAATTGCCGGGCAGAAAGTTATCCAATACCTGcaggagaaaaaagaaagtagAAAGTTCGCAATTCTGTGCATGCTAGAAGAGGAAGACAAAACTGATATATTTCTAAAATCAGTTTCTGATATAGTTTCGACTGTAAGAACAGACATTAAGAAGGAAGATAGTAAACTACTACAGAGATCTACGATACAAATACTAGATATTGCATCGAAAAATCAG ATTCCTATACTTCATCTTTACCTTCAATGGTCCTTCAGTGGATTTGACGGTGAAGATATCAGACTTGAGTCCGGTCTTTGTTTATCAAGCCTATCATCAGTACAGAAGATACACATCAATGTAGGAGGAACTGAAGAACTTAGCGAGGAAGACGTGATCGGATTAATAAACTATGGCATAAAGTCACTAAAATTCAAGACACTATG GCTTGGTAACTGTAAACTGCCGTCTTCGATCAAGCCAGATAACATTCCAGAAGAAGCAAGTTCAAGGAATGTTAAAGGTCAG TTATATCATCAGGTGAAGCCTGTTATCTTGATTTCAAATCTGGTAAATGGAGCAAG CCTGATGACATCCAGACTATTGCAGAGATGTGTTCAGGTGATTTGTCCATCAAGAGAGACATCAGTGAGTCTGTACAGAGGTCAGTCATAG